A DNA window from Helianthus annuus cultivar XRQ/B chromosome 15, HanXRQr2.0-SUNRISE, whole genome shotgun sequence contains the following coding sequences:
- the LOC110910200 gene encoding bidirectional sugar transporter SWEET9 — MASLTDHLPAMFGILGNIISFGVFLAPLPTFYRIYLKKSTQGFQSIPYSVALFSCMLLLYYGCIKAENGTMIITINSVGCIIETAYLVFFLIYATRESFISTTKTLVMFNTISFGLIVSTTLLVTNDASKRVEIVGWICAIFSVCVFAAPLSIMRLVIRTKSVEYMPFSLSVFLTLCAIVWFIYGLLIKDYYVATPNVLGFLFGVAQMILYMMYKPKKVVQPKPVPLQIVVDLGAILERPETYSVGPGVGQKPRDKDEVEIRVEVEMHEKPGDEDDGGEEIKECMGKVCVDLGGEMTIVPSIPVA, encoded by the exons ATGGCTTCCCTTACTGATCATCTCCCTGCAATGTTTGGCATTCTTG GAAACATCATCTCATTCGGCGTGTTCTTGGCGCCGCT GCCAACTTTCTACAGGATCTACCTAAAGAAATCAACCCAAGGATTCCAATCTATACCATACTCGGTTGCATTATTCAGCTGCATGTTGCTGTTGTATTATGGTTGTATCAAGGCCGAAAATGGCACGATGATCATCACCATAAACTCCGTTGGATGTATCATTGAAACAGCATACCTCGTGTTTTTTCTCATCTACGCCACTAGAGAATCATTC ATATCAACAACGAAGACGCTAGTGATGTTTAACACAATATCCTTCGGGTTGATTGTTTCTACAACACTTTTGGTGACCAATGACGCGTCTAAACGGGTTGAAATTGTTGGTTGGATTTGTGCCATCTTTTCGGTTTGTGTCTTTGCAGCTCCTCTTAGCATTATG AGGTTGGTTATACGAACCAAGAGCGTCGAGTACATGCCTTTCTCGTTGTCAGTCTTCCTTACGCTTTGCGCAATTGTCTGGTTTATCTATGGTCTATTGATCAAAGATTATTACGTAGCC ACACCAAATGTGTTAGGGTTCTTGTTTGGAGTAGCACAGATGATCTTGTACATGATGTATAAACCCAAGAAAGTGGTTCAACCAAAACCAGTGCCACTGCAAATAGTGGTGGATTTGGGGGCAATATTGGAAAGGCCGGAGACGTACTCGGTGGGGCCAGGGGTAGGACAAAAACCTAGAGACAAAGATGAGGTGGAGATAAGGGTAGAAGTGGAAATGCATGAGAAGCCAggggatgaagatgatggtggtgagGAGATAAAAGAGTGCATGGGTAAAGTTTGTGTGGATTTAGGTGGTGAAATGACGATTGTGCCCTCTATTCCTGTTGCCTGA